One genomic segment of Paenibacillus sp. FSL H8-0332 includes these proteins:
- a CDS encoding acyltransferase, with protein sequence MTETLSTKAQAVDYMPWIGLSEQEQLQQDRHQQQLAADYPCTFGEACFVSPQAIVLPDQLTLGDRSYIAGGAIVRSTRLVTGSDCSINSYSILSGDITMGNGVRIASHASLYGFNHGYAVTDVPVFRQPLTVKGIVIGDDVWIGANAVILDGVRIGSHSIVAAGAIVTRDVPAYSIVGGNPAKLIRSRLAGEAAATAEPMTAKEDSVVSIKDSMESEARSLGEDTEYSKQGAGPRAGDAPVFRTMYEQLADFSKQVQVQLTPLLEFYSATIEGEKLFRDRPGAGRTVRAYCDAVEIAAMFGSLPPGWTKEELLATLKSFQDSRTGLLPDPWSLPGPEDRPELLTDHLSRYHLLAVGYALEVLGSTLPYPVAVAEKMDTATLYQQLNSLPWADNAWGAGDWIDCYATGLYHNLKSFGSGKRPDDLFGWLATHCRRDSGLWGLPTAKEGWLQPVNGFYRLTRATYAQFGMPLPYPERSIDTVLAHSRDRRFFRLDALNACNVLDVVHPLWLVQKQSDYRQAEIRTWAEKLLGEVLPFWVPGRGFAFQLSRQQETGLQGTEMWLSIICLLADLCGLSSALSYSPKGVHRLEPAYALSVE encoded by the coding sequence ATGACTGAAACCTTGTCCACTAAGGCACAAGCCGTGGATTACATGCCTTGGATTGGCCTGTCCGAACAAGAACAGCTTCAGCAGGACCGGCACCAGCAGCAGCTTGCTGCCGATTATCCCTGCACCTTCGGGGAAGCCTGCTTCGTCTCGCCGCAAGCCATTGTGCTGCCGGATCAGCTGACCCTCGGCGACCGGAGCTACATTGCCGGAGGTGCAATTGTCCGCAGTACAAGGCTGGTCACAGGCAGCGACTGCTCTATTAACAGCTACAGTATATTGTCAGGCGATATTACCATGGGAAATGGCGTGCGGATTGCTTCCCATGCAAGTCTATACGGCTTCAATCACGGTTATGCCGTGACGGATGTTCCGGTCTTCCGCCAGCCTTTGACAGTCAAGGGCATTGTCATAGGAGATGATGTGTGGATCGGGGCTAATGCCGTGATTCTTGACGGAGTGCGGATCGGCTCGCACAGCATTGTTGCGGCGGGGGCGATAGTAACCCGCGATGTACCGGCGTACAGCATTGTCGGCGGCAATCCGGCCAAGCTGATCCGCAGCCGGCTGGCTGGGGAGGCAGCTGCAACGGCTGAGCCAATGACAGCCAAGGAGGATTCAGTAGTGAGCATTAAGGATAGCATGGAAAGTGAGGCGAGAAGTTTGGGAGAAGATACAGAGTATTCGAAGCAAGGCGCAGGGCCGCGTGCTGGAGATGCCCCCGTTTTCAGGACAATGTATGAGCAGTTGGCGGACTTCAGCAAGCAGGTGCAGGTGCAGCTAACCCCCCTGCTGGAGTTCTACTCCGCAACGATAGAGGGAGAGAAGCTGTTCCGGGACCGGCCGGGAGCGGGGCGGACCGTACGGGCGTACTGCGATGCCGTGGAGATTGCTGCGATGTTCGGCAGTCTGCCGCCCGGCTGGACGAAGGAGGAGTTGCTCGCCACACTAAAGTCGTTCCAGGATAGCCGGACCGGATTATTGCCCGATCCATGGTCGCTGCCCGGACCGGAAGACCGGCCGGAGCTGTTAACCGACCATCTCTCGCGCTATCATCTTCTCGCTGTAGGCTACGCGCTTGAGGTGTTAGGTTCTACTCTGCCCTATCCCGTTGCCGTTGCCGAGAAAATGGATACTGCTACACTGTATCAGCAGCTTAATAGTCTGCCCTGGGCGGACAATGCCTGGGGCGCTGGCGACTGGATTGACTGCTACGCTACCGGCCTGTATCACAACCTGAAGTCCTTCGGCTCCGGCAAGCGCCCGGATGATCTATTTGGCTGGCTGGCGACGCATTGCCGCCGGGACTCCGGGCTGTGGGGTCTGCCTACTGCGAAGGAAGGCTGGCTGCAGCCGGTGAACGGCTTTTACCGGCTTACACGCGCTACCTATGCCCAATTCGGCATGCCCCTGCCGTACCCGGAGCGCAGCATCGATACCGTGCTGGCTCACAGCCGGGACCGCCGCTTCTTCCGCCTGGATGCGCTGAATGCCTGCAACGTGCTGGATGTCGTCCACCCGCTCTGGCTCGTCCAGAAGCAGAGTGATTATCGGCAGGCAGAGATCCGCACCTGGGCGGAGAAGCTGCTCGGCGAAGTTCTGCCCTTCTGGGTTCCCGGACGCGGTTTCGCCTTCCAGCTGTCGCGGCAGCAGGAGACCGGCCTGCAAGGAACCGAGATGTGGCTGAGCATTATCTGTCTGCTGGCGGACCTATGCGGGTTAAGCTCAGCCCTGAGCTACTCCCCTAAGGGAGTGCACCGCCTGGAGCCTGCTTACGCATTATCCGTGGAGTAA
- a CDS encoding AraC family transcriptional regulator yields the protein MEGIPQNMVMDIHWIHDKTTFPHWRDIRQNIHVHSLYWIQEGEGVFRTDTEEHPVSPHMLFYLRPGLSMEMSSGGGEPLRITMILLSLYTLSPSADNQGRVEPLHELPLPFHLKPGREPGRALSQLFRRITGDFVPGSSGSQLKTQALLYELLYEIFQAKDGGHPDRGQGYELFMRVKEELERRYSEPLQIHELAVRYGISSSYVRSLFQQYLHQSPKGYLSEIRYEHAKKQLLYTRLTLKEIAAACGYSDEFHFSKAFKQLSGQPPSAMRSH from the coding sequence ATGGAGGGGATTCCGCAGAATATGGTGATGGATATCCACTGGATTCATGACAAGACCACCTTCCCGCACTGGAGGGATATCCGTCAGAATATACATGTACACAGCCTGTACTGGATTCAGGAGGGGGAGGGAGTGTTCCGGACAGACACAGAGGAGCATCCGGTGTCGCCGCACATGCTGTTCTATCTGCGGCCGGGACTGTCGATGGAGATGAGCAGCGGAGGCGGGGAGCCTTTGCGCATCACCATGATTCTGCTCTCGCTGTATACGCTATCGCCTTCTGCGGACAATCAGGGGAGGGTAGAGCCGCTTCATGAATTGCCCTTGCCGTTTCACCTGAAGCCGGGGAGGGAGCCGGGCAGAGCGCTGAGTCAGCTGTTCCGCCGGATTACTGGCGATTTTGTTCCCGGCAGTTCCGGGAGCCAGCTTAAGACTCAGGCGCTGCTATATGAGCTTTTGTACGAAATATTTCAGGCTAAGGATGGCGGCCATCCAGACCGTGGACAGGGCTATGAACTGTTCATGCGGGTGAAGGAGGAGCTGGAGCGGCGCTACAGTGAACCCTTGCAGATCCATGAGCTGGCGGTGCGCTACGGCATATCCTCCTCGTATGTCCGCAGTCTTTTTCAGCAATATCTGCATCAGAGTCCCAAAGGGTATTTAAGTGAAATCCGCTATGAGCATGCGAAGAAGCAGCTGCTGTACACCAGGCTAACCCTGAAGGAGATTGCGGCCGCCTGCGGATACAGCGATGAGTTTCATTTCAGCAAAGCCTTCAAGCAGCTCAGCGGACAGCCGCCGTCTGCGATGAGGTCGCATTAA
- a CDS encoding saccharopine dehydrogenase family protein, protein MGKALIIGAGGVASVVVHKCCQNPDVFEEICIASRTVSKCDALKEKLDGGLTKISTAKLDADNTEEVIELIKSFQPDVVINVALPYQDLTIMDACLATGVHYVDTANYEPQDTAKFEYSWQWAYKERFEKAGITALLGSGFDPGVTGVFTAYAQKHYFDEIHTIDIVDANAGDHGYPFATNFNPEINIREITANGRYFENGEWIETAPLSEKKVYDLPEIGPKDIYLLYHEELESLAVNIPGVKKIRFWMTFSQNYLTHLKVLENVGMTSIEPINYEGKEIIPLQFLKAILPDPASLGPRTKGKTNIGCIIQGTKDGQPKTYYVYNVCDHEECYREVGSQAISYTTGVPAMIGAMMIIKGIWNKPGVHNIEEFDPDPFMDALNKHGLPWQEDFSPTLLD, encoded by the coding sequence TTGGGAAAAGCGTTAATTATTGGCGCTGGCGGTGTAGCGAGCGTTGTTGTTCATAAATGCTGCCAGAACCCGGATGTATTCGAAGAGATCTGCATTGCCAGCCGTACGGTGTCTAAGTGCGATGCGCTCAAAGAGAAGCTGGACGGGGGCCTGACTAAGATTTCTACGGCCAAGCTGGATGCTGACAACACGGAAGAAGTGATTGAGCTGATCAAGAGCTTCCAGCCGGATGTCGTGATTAATGTGGCTCTTCCTTACCAGGATCTGACGATCATGGATGCCTGCCTGGCTACCGGAGTGCACTATGTGGATACAGCGAACTACGAACCGCAGGATACGGCGAAGTTCGAATATTCCTGGCAATGGGCTTACAAGGAAAGATTCGAGAAGGCCGGAATTACAGCGCTGCTCGGCAGCGGCTTTGACCCTGGCGTAACCGGTGTGTTCACGGCTTATGCGCAGAAGCATTATTTTGACGAGATTCATACGATTGATATTGTGGATGCGAATGCGGGCGACCATGGTTATCCGTTCGCGACCAACTTCAATCCTGAGATTAATATCCGCGAGATCACAGCGAACGGACGTTACTTCGAGAATGGCGAGTGGATTGAGACAGCGCCGCTGTCCGAGAAGAAAGTATACGATCTCCCGGAGATCGGCCCGAAGGATATCTACCTTTTGTACCATGAAGAGTTAGAATCCTTGGCAGTTAACATTCCTGGCGTCAAAAAAATCCGCTTCTGGATGACCTTCTCGCAGAACTATCTGACTCACCTGAAGGTGCTTGAGAATGTCGGCATGACTTCTATTGAGCCCATTAATTACGAAGGTAAAGAGATTATTCCTTTGCAGTTCCTGAAGGCCATTCTGCCTGACCCGGCTTCATTGGGACCAAGAACCAAAGGTAAAACCAACATCGGCTGTATCATTCAAGGAACCAAAGACGGCCAGCCTAAAACCTATTATGTCTACAATGTCTGCGATCACGAAGAGTGCTACAGAGAGGTTGGCTCACAGGCCATTTCCTACACTACCGGCGTTCCTGCAATGATCGGGGCTATGATGATTATCAAAGGCATCTGGAACAAGCCGGGCGTACACAATATCGAAGAGTTCGATCCCGATCCATTCATGGATGCCCTTAACAAACACGGCCTGCCTTGGCAAGAAGATTTCTCGCCGACGCTGCTGGATTAA
- the nspC gene encoding carboxynorspermidine decarboxylase, whose translation MDIDISNLPSPAYLVDERLLTKNLETLNYVQEKSGAKILLAQKGFSMHAMYPLVGKYLHGVTSSSLFEARLGFEEMGKEVHVYAPAYVDREFDELLRYSDHMVFNSFDQWSRFKQRVQNAPKQISCGIRVNPEYSEIEVPLYDPCYNYSRMGVTLPNFRPDELDGIDGLHFHTMCEQNSDTLERTLKVVEEKFGQYLHGMKWLNFGGGHHITRPDYDLETLIKCILHMKETYNVEIYLEPGEAIALNTGYLVATVLDTMHNGMDIAILDTSAECHMPDVLAMPYRPGIIGAGEPGEFAHTYRLGGMTCLAGDVIGDYSFPEPLKYGDKLIFTDMAHYSMVKNHMFNGVNLPAIASYNEAEGLKVIREFEYSDFSGRLS comes from the coding sequence ATCGATATTGATATCAGCAATCTGCCGTCCCCTGCGTATCTGGTGGATGAACGGCTGCTGACGAAGAACCTGGAGACCCTGAATTATGTGCAGGAGAAGAGCGGAGCCAAGATTCTTCTTGCGCAAAAAGGCTTCTCCATGCACGCCATGTACCCTCTGGTCGGCAAATACCTGCATGGCGTAACCTCCAGCTCCCTGTTCGAAGCCCGGCTGGGCTTCGAGGAGATGGGCAAAGAGGTCCATGTCTATGCTCCGGCTTATGTGGACCGCGAATTCGATGAGCTGCTTCGATACAGCGACCACATGGTGTTCAACTCGTTCGACCAGTGGAGCCGGTTCAAGCAGCGCGTGCAGAACGCGCCGAAGCAGATTAGCTGCGGCATCCGCGTCAACCCGGAGTATTCCGAGATTGAAGTGCCGCTGTATGACCCTTGCTACAACTACTCCCGCATGGGTGTAACCCTGCCGAACTTCCGGCCGGACGAGCTGGACGGCATTGACGGACTGCATTTCCATACCATGTGCGAACAGAACTCGGATACGCTGGAGCGTACGCTTAAGGTCGTAGAGGAGAAGTTCGGCCAATATCTGCACGGTATGAAATGGCTGAATTTCGGCGGCGGGCATCATATTACCCGTCCTGACTATGATCTGGAGACACTGATCAAGTGCATTCTGCATATGAAAGAGACTTATAATGTAGAGATCTATCTGGAGCCGGGCGAAGCGATTGCCCTCAATACCGGTTACCTGGTGGCGACTGTACTCGACACGATGCATAACGGTATGGATATTGCGATTCTCGATACCTCCGCGGAATGCCATATGCCGGATGTGCTGGCGATGCCTTACCGCCCGGGCATCATCGGTGCCGGAGAACCGGGCGAATTCGCGCATACGTACAGACTTGGCGGCATGACCTGCCTGGCAGGGGATGTCATCGGCGATTATTCCTTCCCGGAGCCGCTGAAATACGGCGACAAGCTGATCTTCACCGACATGGCACATTATTCCATGGTGAAGAACCACATGTTCAACGGCGTCAACCTCCCGGCCATCGCTTCTTATAATGAAGCAGAAGGACTCAAGGTGATCCGCGAGTTCGAATACAGTGACTTCAGCGGCCGGTTGTCTTAA
- a CDS encoding RNA polymerase sigma factor gives MKSSSLLDTDKEFAELYQRHADMVYRLCYIYLKNPVDVEDAVQSVFLKLIYTPMVFNDHEHEKAWLTVTTRNYCKDILKHWWRTRRVALEPLPEIVIWNGIEPSGKVVSKLLSLPEKYKTVLYLYYLEEYTVKEIAEMLGRKESTVQTQLFRGRKRLKMDLGGNYIED, from the coding sequence ATGAAATCCAGCTCTTTGTTAGACACAGATAAAGAATTCGCTGAACTCTATCAACGACATGCAGATATGGTCTACCGGCTTTGCTATATATATTTAAAAAATCCTGTTGATGTTGAAGATGCTGTTCAATCTGTATTTCTCAAATTAATTTACACTCCAATGGTCTTTAACGACCACGAGCATGAAAAAGCGTGGTTGACAGTAACCACTAGGAATTACTGCAAAGATATCCTTAAACATTGGTGGAGAACCCGCCGTGTGGCATTGGAACCTTTGCCGGAGATTGTCATTTGGAATGGCATTGAGCCTTCGGGTAAAGTCGTTTCAAAACTTCTTTCACTCCCCGAAAAATACAAAACCGTTTTGTATCTATATTATTTAGAGGAATACACAGTAAAGGAAATCGCTGAAATGTTAGGTCGCAAAGAAAGCACGGTCCAAACACAATTATTTAGAGGCCGCAAACGACTTAAGATGGATTTGGGAGGGAATTATATTGAAGATTAA
- a CDS encoding stalk domain-containing protein, with amino-acid sequence MKKRNLLVSMVMGLTACLTVGTPEAATAAASGGGSGIASYGPDYLIKDDGTLWVWGETKSVPTQVHGLSDVQASFPLYYSAMVATKDGSVWKWESNARTMAIEVTPVPELKNITSFQRVYPRHLAVTGEGTVYTSVTSTDDNTTPPFAPVPGLDHVAAISQYSESNKLNNKVSSWDRYLFLKTDGTVWTSIDELATFTPVANLKDIVQLEQNYALSKDGSVWTWPDQDSYLPETYSDPAQITATPFSGLKDIRALYNNGRSRLAIDKQSRLWFWGSTVTGYSDGTTYQDEPVPVVFSGISKVTDAYIVEQSIVALTSDGKVYAASIAAELMSPNAKFTLLASGIQSIKGGGRHVIMQKNDGTLWGWGVNKNAELGYGTYEFSYKEPVPMQKPISVSLNSESIAFTNGVITRNGQNFIPLRSLFTKMGATIGYSMDKVVTITGTAADKTPLAIVINTVNGATTVNNKSVTLATPPFVVNGTVYLPLRFISEQLGAKVDWLPQESRIAISMK; translated from the coding sequence ATGAAAAAAAGAAATTTGCTTGTGAGCATGGTGATGGGTTTGACGGCGTGTCTGACTGTTGGGACTCCCGAGGCTGCAACAGCAGCAGCTAGTGGCGGTGGCTCCGGCATCGCTTCCTACGGACCCGATTATCTGATCAAGGATGACGGGACCCTGTGGGTCTGGGGTGAGACGAAATCCGTACCTACGCAAGTACACGGACTAAGTGATGTACAGGCTTCTTTCCCGCTATATTACAGTGCAATGGTAGCCACCAAGGATGGCTCGGTCTGGAAGTGGGAGAGCAACGCCCGCACTATGGCCATCGAAGTTACGCCAGTGCCGGAATTGAAGAATATAACCAGTTTCCAAAGAGTATACCCCCGTCATTTGGCAGTCACTGGAGAGGGTACGGTATATACTTCAGTTACATCAACTGATGATAATACGACCCCTCCGTTTGCGCCTGTTCCGGGCCTGGATCACGTTGCAGCTATCTCCCAATATTCCGAGAGCAACAAGCTTAACAATAAGGTTAGCAGCTGGGATCGTTATCTGTTCCTGAAGACAGACGGGACGGTCTGGACCAGCATTGACGAACTTGCCACTTTTACACCTGTCGCCAATCTGAAAGATATTGTGCAGCTCGAACAGAATTATGCGCTCAGCAAGGATGGCAGCGTCTGGACCTGGCCGGACCAGGATAGTTATTTACCGGAAACCTATAGTGACCCGGCGCAGATAACTGCAACCCCTTTTTCCGGCTTAAAAGATATTCGGGCGCTGTACAACAATGGGCGCAGCCGGCTCGCGATTGACAAGCAATCCCGTCTATGGTTCTGGGGCTCCACGGTCACCGGATATTCGGATGGAACCACGTATCAGGATGAACCCGTTCCGGTTGTCTTCTCAGGAATCAGCAAGGTGACCGATGCCTACATCGTTGAACAATCTATTGTCGCCCTGACCTCAGACGGCAAGGTCTATGCGGCTTCGATTGCCGCAGAGCTTATGTCGCCGAATGCAAAGTTCACCTTGCTTGCTTCGGGTATCCAGTCGATAAAAGGCGGCGGAAGACATGTCATTATGCAGAAGAATGACGGCACCCTCTGGGGCTGGGGCGTGAACAAAAATGCTGAACTCGGTTACGGCACCTATGAATTCAGCTACAAAGAGCCTGTTCCGATGCAGAAACCAATCTCCGTTAGCCTGAATAGCGAATCCATTGCCTTCACCAACGGTGTCATCACCCGTAACGGACAGAATTTCATTCCGCTGCGTTCGCTGTTCACCAAGATGGGAGCTACTATCGGTTATTCCATGGACAAAGTAGTAACGATCACCGGTACCGCTGCCGACAAAACTCCGCTAGCCATCGTCATTAACACCGTGAACGGAGCCACCACCGTAAATAATAAAAGCGTCACTCTGGCAACACCGCCGTTTGTAGTTAATGGCACCGTCTACCTGCCGCTGCGCTTCATCAGCGAACAGCTTGGGGCGAAGGTTGACTGGCTGCCGCAGGAGAGCAGAATTGCGATTAGTATGAAGTAA
- a CDS encoding deoxynucleoside kinase, with protein MKHAPFIAVEGPIGAGKTTLATMLATELQLPVIKEIVDENPFLDKFYQNMDDWSFQLEMFFLCNRFKQLEDTTTQYIDQGKPVISDYHIYKNLIFGERTLKGSKRDKYREIYHILTDDFPKPNIILYIRADLDTLLARIAKRARTFEEIIAPAYLQQLIEDYDDAMASLALREPSTVIITIDGKEVDFVEKPEDFTAIAEQVKELMK; from the coding sequence ATGAAACATGCACCTTTTATAGCCGTGGAAGGCCCGATTGGAGCCGGTAAAACCACCCTCGCCACGATGCTCGCCACCGAACTGCAGCTTCCGGTCATTAAAGAAATTGTCGACGAGAATCCGTTTCTGGACAAGTTCTATCAGAATATGGACGACTGGAGCTTCCAGCTGGAGATGTTCTTTCTCTGCAACCGGTTCAAGCAGCTTGAAGATACTACGACGCAGTACATAGATCAAGGGAAGCCAGTCATTTCGGATTATCATATCTATAAGAATCTGATCTTCGGGGAACGGACGCTGAAGGGATCGAAACGGGACAAATACCGGGAGATCTATCATATTTTGACCGACGATTTCCCCAAGCCGAACATCATTCTGTATATCCGGGCAGATCTGGATACGCTGCTGGCCCGGATTGCCAAGCGTGCGCGTACCTTCGAAGAGATCATTGCCCCTGCCTACCTCCAGCAGTTAATTGAGGATTATGACGATGCGATGGCCTCACTGGCCCTCCGCGAACCGTCCACCGTAATTATCACCATCGACGGCAAAGAGGTGGATTTCGTGGAGAAGCCCGAAGATTTCACCGCCATCGCCGAACAAGTAAAGGAGCTTATGAAATGA
- a CDS encoding deoxynucleoside kinase: MNSYNIPDNAIITVAGTVGVGKSTLTAALAQRLNFQTSLEQVDHNPYLEKFYHDFERWSFHLQIYFLAERFKEQKKMFELGGGFVQDRSIYEDTGIFAKMHADQGTMSPTDYATYTSLYEAMVMTPYFPHPDVLIYIEGSLPSILTRINERGREMEIQTDVSYWEHMHGRYSQWINEFSACPVLRLNIDEYDVKDPASMSEILTRVSAVIHRSAAGK, translated from the coding sequence ATGAATAGTTACAACATCCCGGATAACGCAATTATCACTGTAGCGGGCACAGTAGGTGTCGGCAAGTCGACGCTAACCGCTGCACTGGCGCAGCGCCTGAATTTCCAGACTTCGCTGGAGCAGGTGGATCATAACCCGTACCTGGAGAAGTTCTATCACGATTTCGAGCGGTGGAGCTTCCACTTGCAGATCTATTTCCTGGCGGAACGCTTCAAGGAGCAGAAGAAGATGTTCGAGCTGGGCGGCGGTTTCGTGCAGGACCGTTCGATCTATGAGGATACCGGGATTTTTGCCAAAATGCACGCCGATCAAGGCACCATGTCCCCGACCGATTATGCCACATACACCAGCCTCTATGAGGCCATGGTGATGACGCCATACTTCCCGCATCCCGATGTGCTGATCTATATTGAAGGCAGTCTGCCTTCGATCCTGACCCGGATCAATGAGCGCGGACGCGAGATGGAGATCCAGACTGACGTCTCCTACTGGGAGCATATGCATGGCCGCTATTCCCAGTGGATCAACGAATTCAGCGCCTGCCCGGTGCTGCGGCTGAATATTGATGAGTATGATGTGAAGGACCCGGCTTCCATGTCGGAGATTTTGACCCGGGTCAGCGCGGTAATTCACCGGAGTGCGGCGGGGAAATAA
- a CDS encoding SDR family NAD(P)-dependent oxidoreductase → MKTLAIIGAGKGLGMSIAKSFGKNGFQVALVARNAAKLQEMVDELKAEGIEASSFIADIFSKEQIEQAISDIKAQYGQIDVLEFSPTAGNYPPTSVLELTVENVRDAFEANVVSAIQVVNAVLPDMLAKKEGSILFTTGLSAMYPVPMMGNIGIALSGLRNYAANLHTSLAAQGIFVGHRSLGLLIKESGTGTINDPDVIGDMWYQAYMDKTVWEEEYPKGVTPETIVF, encoded by the coding sequence ATGAAAACACTAGCGATCATTGGTGCAGGTAAGGGATTAGGAATGTCTATTGCGAAGAGCTTTGGAAAAAATGGCTTCCAAGTCGCATTAGTCGCAAGAAACGCCGCAAAGCTGCAAGAAATGGTGGATGAATTGAAAGCGGAGGGTATTGAGGCCTCTTCTTTCATAGCGGATATTTTCAGTAAAGAACAAATTGAACAGGCGATCAGTGACATTAAAGCACAGTATGGCCAGATTGATGTACTGGAATTCAGTCCTACAGCAGGCAACTATCCTCCCACCTCTGTATTGGAGTTAACCGTAGAGAATGTACGGGACGCATTTGAGGCCAATGTGGTCAGTGCCATCCAAGTTGTCAATGCTGTTCTCCCTGATATGCTCGCTAAGAAAGAAGGTTCCATACTCTTTACCACAGGATTATCTGCCATGTACCCCGTCCCAATGATGGGGAATATCGGTATTGCTCTTTCAGGGCTGCGCAATTATGCAGCTAATCTTCATACTTCATTGGCTGCTCAAGGCATTTTTGTTGGTCACCGTTCTTTAGGCTTGTTGATTAAGGAGTCGGGTACTGGTACAATCAATGATCCGGATGTGATTGGCGACATGTGGTATCAAGCCTATATGGACAAAACTGTATGGGAGGAAGAATATCCCAAGGGTGTAACCCCCGAAACCATTGTATTTTAA
- a CDS encoding TetR/AcrR family transcriptional regulator: MGKDKVDLRILKTRKAIKEAFLRLVQTKGYERITVQDIADEAMINRNTFYLHYVDKPEFMDKLFQENVQNLNACLSLEVSSIHEMDKDMFGTMIKTIFDNIDANMIFFKTMLTQNIHPNFPIYLKDAFKTFIFAGISDFRHDERMEIGLEYMISGLVGAICLWIVERENYKMDDFINHLSEIHYHNMVDLLKNTR, from the coding sequence TTGGGCAAGGATAAGGTGGATCTGCGTATTCTTAAAACGCGAAAAGCGATTAAGGAAGCCTTCTTGCGACTAGTGCAAACCAAAGGTTACGAACGAATTACTGTACAAGACATTGCCGACGAAGCGATGATAAATCGAAACACATTTTATTTACATTATGTAGATAAACCTGAATTCATGGACAAGTTATTTCAGGAGAACGTACAGAATTTGAATGCTTGCTTGAGCCTGGAGGTGAGCTCGATCCATGAGATGGACAAGGATATGTTCGGTACGATGATAAAAACGATTTTCGACAATATCGATGCAAACATGATATTCTTTAAAACCATGCTGACTCAAAACATTCACCCAAACTTCCCCATCTACTTAAAAGACGCTTTTAAAACGTTTATCTTCGCCGGAATCAGCGATTTCCGCCACGATGAACGGATGGAAATTGGCCTCGAGTACATGATATCGGGATTGGTAGGTGCGATTTGTCTATGGATTGTTGAACGTGAGAATTATAAGATGGATGACTTTATCAACCATCTGAGTGAAATTCATTATCATAACATGGTTGACTTGCTGAAGAATACTAGATAG